A window of the Alnus glutinosa chromosome 4, dhAlnGlut1.1, whole genome shotgun sequence genome harbors these coding sequences:
- the LOC133865877 gene encoding F-box protein SKP2B-like → MVGKDNLKTEDLNLCFEKLMMLGGSGIGKGGVKMEGGVINEWKDIPMELLLQIVSLVDDQTVVVASGVCRGWRDAICLGLTHLSLSWCSKNMNNLVLSLAPKFTKLQSLILRQDKSKLEDNAVETIANCCHDLQVLDLSKSFKLSDCSLYALARGCPNITELNISGCSAFSDSALAYLPRFCRKLKVLNLCGCVKAASDSALQAIGRYCSQLQRLNLGWCENVSDVGVMSLAYGCPDLRTLDLCGCVLITDDSVIALANKCIHLRSLGLYYCQNITDRAMYSLAHSRVKNNKTSIWESLKGMNDEEGLKNLNIGQCTALTPPAVQAVCDSFPALHTCSGRHSLIMSGCLNLMSVHCACAVHAHRTFIPFPHPAH, encoded by the exons ATGGTCGGTAAAGACAACTTGAAGACTGAGGACTTGAACTTGTGCTTTGAGAAGCTTATGATGCTTGGTGGAAGTGGGATTGGTAAAGGGGGAGTGAAAATGGAAGGTGGTGTCATCAATGAGTGGAAGGATATTCCTATGGAGCTCTTGTTGCAAATTGTTTCGCTTGTTGACGATCAGACGGTGGTCGTGGCATCTGGAGTGTGTCGTGGGTGGAGAGATGCTATTTGCTTGGGTCttacccatctctctctctcatg GTGCAGCAAGAACATGAACAACTTGGTCCTATCTCTTGCTCCCAAGTTCACGAAATTGCAGAGTCTGATACTGCGCCAAGATAAATCAAAGCTTGAGGATAATGCTGTTGAAACTATTGCAAACTGCTGTCATGATCTGCAGGTCCTGGATCTCAGCAAAAGCTTCAAGCTTAGTGACTGCTCCCTATATGCCCTGGCTCGTGGTTGTCCTAATATTACTGAACTCAACATCAGTGGGTGTTCAGCCTTCAGTGACAGTGCTCTTGCATATCTGCCTCGTTTTTGCAGAAAGTTAAAAGTTTTAAATCTTTGTGGATGTGTCAAAGCTGCATCTGACAGTGCATTGCAG GCTATTGGACGCTACTGCAGTCAGTTGCAACGTTTAAATCTGGGATGGTGTGAGAATGTAAGTGACGTGGGAGTGATGAGTTTGGCGTATGGATGCCCTGATCTCAGAACCCTTGATTTGTGTGGCTGTGTCCTTATAACTG ATGATAGTGTCATTGCTCTTGCAAACAAATGTATTCATCTGAGATCCCTTGGCCTGTACTACTGTCAGAACATCACGGACAGAGCAATGTACTCTTTGGCCCACAGCAGAGTGAAGAACAACAAGACTTCAATTTGGGAATCGCTGAAAGGAATGAATGATGAGGAAGGGCTCAAGAATCTCAACATCGGCCAGTGCACAGCACTCACCCCCCCTGCTGTTCAAGCAGTGTGCGATTCATTTCCTGCGCTCCACACTTGCTCAGGGAGGCATTCACTTATCATGAGCGGCTGCTTGAACTTAATGTCTGTACATTGTGCCTGTGCTGTCCATGCACACCGCACATTCATCCCTTTCCCTCACCCAGCTCATTGA